Proteins from a genomic interval of Schistocerca cancellata isolate TAMUIC-IGC-003103 chromosome 8, iqSchCanc2.1, whole genome shotgun sequence:
- the LOC126095378 gene encoding 52 kDa repressor of the inhibitor of the protein kinase-like, protein MEYFSMDAGDEDLKHFSTCGRNSSMISNTVQNEVIHCIGDATFVTKEDFLGFTELKSTTGTSIAEAIGEELKTLGLNYQYLCGQGYDGGSNMAGRFKGVQALILSKQLLAIYTHCFSHSLNLCILKSCDTPIVRNMMGIVGSVSEFLSASANRKSSLEEAISRLPFTGSKKTKSKAMCPTRWVERHDSLITFKELFVPVVTLLDELSSGRETNAETASKACMFSSAVGRGDFVVALATAAYCFSLRLSEQLQSPKMDLTTALNNASDVIEVFNNTRMDSEIEFGSIFEGAVKLAEDIGSVIAMARTISTQTKRDNVPASNAEEYFRRTVFLPVVDGFIAELETRFPQDFRAILPLEGLIPAYCLKYSWYEVIQASEKYQQFLKSSSHLMKGELKLWKRNTPERSFSTLRRIKTYLRNTMGQVRLNELALAHIHKERDMEIENIIDIFSKKKQR, encoded by the exons ATGGAGTATTTCAGTATGGATGctggagatgaagatttaaaacatTTCAGTACATGTGGCCGAAACAGTTCTATGATAAGCAACACAGTCCAAAACGAAGTCATACATTGCATTGGTGACGCT ACCTTTGTTACCAAAGAAGACTTTCTGGGTTTTACTGAGCTTAAATCAACCACTGGCACTTCGATTGCAGAAGCCATCGGTGAAGAACTCAAGACACTGGGGCTGAACTATCAGTATCTTTGTGGACAGGGCTATGATGGTGGCTCAAACATGGCTGGAAGATTTAAAGGAGTTCAAGCTCTTATTTTAAGTAAGCAGCTGTTGGCTATTTATACCCACTGTTTTAGCCACTCTTTGAACTTGTGCATTTTGAAGTCTTGTGATACTCCAATAGTTAGAAATATGATGGGAATTGTAGGATCAGTTTCAGAATTCTTGTCTGCCTCTGCAAACAGAAAAAGTTCCCTAGAGGAAGCTATATCACGACTACCGTTCACAGGGTCAAAGAAAACGAAGTCGAAGGCAATGTGTCCAACAAGATGGGTGGAAAGACACGATAGCCTTATTACTTTCAAGGAGCTATTTGTCCCGGTCGTGACCTTGCTTGACGAACTTTCAAGTGGTCGTGAAACCAATGCAGAAACGGCTAGTAAAGCTTGTATGTTTAGTTCTGCTGTCGGAAGAGGAGACTTCGTAGTAGCTTTAGCAACTGCAGCATATTGCTTCTCTCTAAGACTAAGCGAACAGCTCCAAAGTCCTAAAATGGATTTAACAACTGCCTTAAATAATGCCAGTGATGTGATTGAGGTGTTCAACAATACAAGGATGGATTCGGAAATAGAATTCGGGAGTATTTTTGAAGGCGCTGTTAAACTGGCAGAAGATATTGGAAGTGTAATAGCAATGGCAAGAACtatttcaacacaaaccaaaagagacaaCGTTCCTGCTTCAAACGCCGAGGAATACTTCAGGCGAACAGTATTTTTACCTGTTGTGGATGGTTTTATAGCCGAGCTAGAAACAAGATTTCCCCAAGATTTTCGCGCCATATTACCACTTGAAGGTCTTATTCCTGCATACTGTTTAAAATATAGTTGGTATGAAGTGATCCAGGCATCCgagaaatatcaacagtttttgaaGAGTTCTTCGCATTTAATGAAAGGAGAGTTGAAACTATGGAAGAGAAA CACTCCTGAACGAAGCTTCTCTACTTTGAGACGAATAAAGACATATTTGCGTAACACAATGGGGCAGGTGAGACTAAATGAATTGGCTCTTGCACATATCCATAAAGAAAGAGATATGGAGATagaaaatatcattgacatattcagtaaaaagaaacagaggTGA